CCCCGGATTTTTCAAAGAGATTCAGACAAGACGAGAATAAAACATCATGGACAAGCTCTTGAGCCTCATGGATAAGCTCAGCAGCTGGATCGGTAAGTCGGCTAGCATATTTTCCCTCTTAACCGCAGCTGTCATCACGTATGAGATATTTGTGAGGCAGGTTCTTGTGAGCCCTACGGTGTGGGCGGCCGAGGCCACTGTTTTTGCCTGTGGGATCCTTTATCTTCTGGGCGGGCCTTGGACCCTGCTTGAGGACAAGCATGTTAGGGTAGATGCGCTTTACCGCAGGTTCTCGCCCAGGCTCAGGGCCTTGGTGGACTCCATCACATTTTTGCCTTTTTGCCTTTATCTCCTGGTAATGATCTGGGCCACCTGGCATTACGCCGTGGAGTCTCTGGAGTTGGGGGAGACCACCATGTCCCCATGGAATCCACCCATATGGCCCATGAAACTCATAATGCTTGTGGCCCTGGTCTTGATCTTTCTCCAGGGCACTGCCAAGTTTCTGCGTGACCTGGCCTTCTTGGCCAAAGGGAGAAGGCCATGAGCATAGAGTGGATAAGCGTCTTGATCGTGGTGT
This genomic stretch from bacterium harbors:
- a CDS encoding TRAP transporter small permease subunit produces the protein MDKLLSLMDKLSSWIGKSASIFSLLTAAVITYEIFVRQVLVSPTVWAAEATVFACGILYLLGGPWTLLEDKHVRVDALYRRFSPRLRALVDSITFLPFCLYLLVMIWATWHYAVESLELGETTMSPWNPPIWPMKLIMLVALVLIFLQGTAKFLRDLAFLAKGRRP